A window of Actinopolymorpha sp. NPDC004070 contains these coding sequences:
- a CDS encoding TetR/AcrR family transcriptional regulator C-terminal domain-containing protein produces the protein MDLVREGSARRARRAARGADWRADLAGLAARTWQMIVRHPWWAELVHTRPPAGPHLMRRTEFVLAVLTGQGLPVGQAMTYAALLDRHLVGAGLQAAEEHRMRVRYGLEGAGDFVAAIRALTDLADGARCPLLRAWLSAPTGPGEDDSVALGVECMLDGIAARLPQG, from the coding sequence ATGGACCTCGTGCGCGAGGGCTCGGCGCGCCGCGCTCGGCGCGCCGCGCGCGGCGCGGACTGGCGTGCGGACCTCGCGGGGCTGGCCGCCCGCACCTGGCAGATGATCGTCCGGCACCCGTGGTGGGCCGAACTCGTGCACACCAGGCCGCCGGCCGGTCCGCACCTGATGCGGCGAACGGAGTTCGTCCTGGCGGTGCTGACCGGCCAGGGCCTGCCGGTCGGCCAGGCGATGACGTACGCCGCCCTGCTGGACCGGCACCTGGTCGGCGCCGGGCTGCAGGCGGCCGAGGAGCACCGCATGCGGGTGAGATACGGCCTGGAAGGGGCCGGCGACTTCGTGGCCGCGATCAGGGCGCTGACCGACCTGGCCGACGGCGCGCGGTGTCCGCTGCTGCGCGCCTGGCTGTCGGCACCGACCGGGCCCGGCGAGGACGACAGCGTCGCGCTCGGCGTGGAGTGCATGCTGG
- a CDS encoding DUF3145 domain-containing protein — protein sequence MTTRGVLYVHSAPSAVCPHVEWAVAGVVGVRVTFDWTPQPACVGAQRTELSWQAKPGTAAAIASALRGWRQLRYEVTEEPSPGCEGARYSYTPTLGLFHAVTGPHGDILVPEDRLKAAMVKARLGESPLEHELERVLGKQWDDELEPFRHAGEGAAVRWLHQVV from the coding sequence GTGACGACACGAGGCGTGCTGTACGTCCATTCGGCGCCGTCGGCGGTATGTCCCCACGTGGAGTGGGCAGTCGCCGGCGTGGTTGGCGTGCGCGTGACCTTCGACTGGACGCCGCAGCCTGCCTGCGTCGGCGCCCAGCGAACCGAGCTGTCCTGGCAGGCCAAACCCGGCACCGCCGCGGCGATCGCGTCCGCACTTCGCGGATGGCGCCAGCTGCGCTACGAGGTGACCGAGGAGCCCAGCCCGGGCTGTGAGGGTGCTCGTTACTCCTACACCCCGACGCTGGGGCTCTTCCACGCCGTCACCGGACCGCACGGCGACATCCTCGTCCCCGAGGACCGGCTGAAGGCGGCGATGGTGAAGGCCCGGCTGGGGGAGTCCCCGCTCGAGCACGAGCTGGAGCGAGTGCTGGGCAAGCAGTGGGACGACGAGCTGGAGCCCTTCCGGCACGCAGGTGAAGGTGCCGCGGTGCGGTGGCTTCACCAGGTCGTGTGA
- a CDS encoding DUF72 domain-containing protein, producing MPILVGTCGWMYRDWRARFYPEKLPQRLWLEHYAERFATVELDNAFYRLPSYETFEAWNHRLPADFPVSVKASRFLTHIKRLREPEEPVHRLMDHARGLAGNLGPILVQLPPNLRAEPERLDECLSAFPAGVRVAVEPRHESWWTDDVRRLLERRGAALTWTDRLGRPLTPLWRTTDWGYVRFHEGRARPWPRYGRAALKSWVERIADVFDDGADVFAYFNNDPGCAAVVDATAFAGLAAAAGRTVTRTPDPRSLEGI from the coding sequence ATGCCGATCCTGGTGGGGACCTGCGGCTGGATGTACCGCGACTGGCGGGCGAGGTTCTACCCGGAGAAGCTGCCGCAGCGGCTGTGGTTGGAGCACTATGCCGAACGCTTCGCCACGGTCGAGCTCGACAACGCGTTCTACCGGCTGCCGTCGTACGAAACCTTCGAGGCGTGGAACCACCGGCTGCCCGCCGACTTCCCGGTGTCGGTCAAGGCGAGCCGGTTCCTCACCCACATCAAGCGGCTGCGCGAACCGGAGGAACCCGTCCACCGGCTGATGGACCACGCCCGCGGCCTGGCCGGAAACCTCGGGCCGATCCTGGTCCAGCTCCCGCCGAACCTGCGCGCGGAGCCCGAGCGGCTGGACGAGTGCCTGTCGGCGTTCCCGGCCGGTGTCCGGGTCGCGGTCGAGCCGCGGCACGAGTCGTGGTGGACCGACGACGTACGCCGCCTGCTCGAACGCCGCGGCGCGGCGCTCACCTGGACCGATCGGCTGGGCCGCCCGCTCACCCCGCTGTGGCGTACGACGGACTGGGGCTACGTCCGCTTCCACGAGGGGAGGGCGCGCCCGTGGCCGCGGTACGGCCGGGCCGCGCTGAAGTCCTGGGTGGAGCGAATCGCGGACGTCTTCGACGACGGCGCCGACGTCTTCGCGTACTTCAACAACGACCCGGGCTGCGCCGCGGTGGTGGACGCCACGGCCTTCGCCGGGCTGGCCGCGGCCGCCGGCCGGACCGTCACCCGCACGCCCGATCCGCGTTCCCTGGAAGGGATCTGA
- a CDS encoding VWA domain-containing protein, whose amino-acid sequence MTFLAGERLWLLLIVPALVVAYLLLQRRRRRYALRFTNLALLSRVAPRRPAWRRHVALGLSLASVGLMVTAFARPEATVRVPRERATIVVAVDVSISMRADDVSPTRLKAAQEAANAFVTDLPEKFNVALVSFAGTASILVPPTTNRDDVERAVNGLQLAESTATGEAIFTSLDAIKQVPSDPDHPRDPPPARIVLLSDGYRNVGRGVDEAVSAAKAAKVPIYTIAFGTPFGTVDIEGQRTPVPVDEDTMRQIAQDTGGRSYTAESGQELEQVYTDIGSSVGYTREKQEITSWWTGVALLMALCAAGASMLFLGRLP is encoded by the coding sequence ATGACGTTCCTCGCCGGTGAGCGGCTGTGGCTGCTGCTGATCGTGCCGGCCCTGGTGGTGGCGTACCTCCTGCTGCAGCGGCGGCGCCGGCGGTACGCGCTGCGGTTCACCAACCTCGCGTTGCTGTCCCGGGTGGCGCCGAGGCGCCCGGCCTGGCGGCGGCACGTGGCGCTGGGGCTGAGTCTTGCGAGCGTGGGGCTGATGGTCACCGCGTTCGCCCGGCCGGAGGCCACGGTGCGCGTGCCCCGCGAACGCGCCACGATCGTGGTGGCGGTCGACGTGTCGATCTCCATGCGAGCCGACGACGTCTCACCCACCCGGCTGAAGGCGGCGCAGGAGGCGGCGAACGCGTTCGTCACCGACCTGCCGGAGAAGTTCAACGTCGCGCTGGTGTCGTTCGCGGGTACGGCGAGCATCCTGGTCCCGCCCACCACCAACCGCGACGACGTGGAGCGCGCCGTGAACGGCCTGCAGCTCGCCGAGTCGACGGCCACCGGCGAGGCCATCTTCACCTCGCTGGACGCGATCAAGCAGGTGCCGTCCGACCCCGACCACCCGCGGGACCCGCCGCCGGCGCGGATCGTCCTGTTGTCCGACGGTTACCGCAACGTCGGCCGCGGCGTGGACGAGGCGGTGTCGGCTGCCAAGGCGGCGAAGGTCCCGATCTACACCATCGCGTTCGGTACGCCGTTCGGGACCGTGGACATCGAGGGCCAGCGCACACCCGTTCCGGTCGACGAGGACACCATGCGCCAGATCGCGCAGGACACCGGCGGCCGCAGCTACACCGCGGAGTCCGGCCAGGAGCTGGAGCAGGTCTACACCGACATCGGTTCCTCGGTGGGCTACACCCGGGAGAAGCAGGAGATCACCTCCTGGTGGACCGGGGTGGCGCTGCTGATGGCGCTGTGCGCCGCCGGGGCGTCGATGCTGTTCCTCGGTCGCCTGCCCTGA